A single Methanocaldococcus bathoardescens DNA region contains:
- a CDS encoding transketolase — protein MDNNLEIKDLEKIAKKVRYNIVKMVGLAKSGHPGGSLSATDIIVALYFKLMNYDPKNPYKKDRDRFVLSKGHAAPALYAVLAELGIIEEEELWKLRRLEGKLQGHPSMDTPGVEICTGSLGQGFSAAVGMALGCKLDKLNNYVYVLLGDGECQEGIVWEAAMAAAHYKLDNLIAFVDRNKLQIDGCTEDVMSLGDIKAKFEAFGWDVFEIDGHNFEEIIKTVEKAKNLKNGKPKMIIAYTIKGKGVSFMENNVAFHGKAPNEEQLKQALEELKYE, from the coding sequence ATGGATAATAACTTAGAAATTAAAGATTTGGAAAAAATAGCAAAAAAGGTTAGATATAATATTGTAAAAATGGTTGGTTTAGCAAAGTCGGGGCATCCAGGTGGAAGTTTATCAGCAACTGATATCATTGTAGCCTTATATTTCAAACTAATGAACTACGACCCAAAAAACCCATATAAAAAAGATAGAGATAGGTTTGTTTTAAGTAAAGGGCATGCAGCTCCAGCATTATATGCTGTTTTAGCTGAGTTAGGAATAATAGAGGAAGAAGAATTATGGAAATTGAGAAGATTAGAAGGAAAGTTGCAAGGACACCCATCAATGGATACACCAGGAGTTGAGATTTGCACCGGTTCATTAGGACAAGGATTTTCAGCAGCAGTAGGAATGGCTTTAGGATGTAAGTTAGATAAGTTAAATAACTATGTTTATGTATTGTTAGGAGATGGGGAGTGTCAAGAAGGTATAGTTTGGGAAGCAGCAATGGCAGCAGCCCACTATAAATTAGATAACTTAATTGCATTTGTTGATAGAAATAAATTACAGATTGATGGATGCACAGAGGATGTTATGAGTTTAGGAGATATAAAAGCTAAATTTGAGGCATTTGGATGGGACGTTTTTGAAATAGATGGACATAACTTTGAAGAAATTATAAAAACAGTTGAAAAAGCCAAAAATTTAAAAAATGGTAAGCCAAAGATGATTATTGCTTATACAATTAAAGGTAAAGGCGTTTCATTTATGGAAAACAACGTTGCATTCCATGGAAAAGCTCCAAATGAAGAGCAGTTAAAGCAGGCATTGGAAGAGCTAAAATATGAATAA